A region from the Aegilops tauschii subsp. strangulata cultivar AL8/78 chromosome 5, Aet v6.0, whole genome shotgun sequence genome encodes:
- the LOC109759106 gene encoding actin-depolymerizing factor 2 gives MAFMRTSSNASSGMGVAPDIRETFLELQMKKAFRYVIFKIEEKQKQVVVEKTGATTESYDDFLACLPENDCRYALYDFDFVTGENVQKSKIFFIAWSPDTSRIRAKMLYSTSKDRIKQELDGFHYEIQATDPTEVELDVLRDRAH, from the exons TCCAATGCATCCTCTGGCATGGGAGTTGCTCCTGATATCAGGGAGACATTCCTGGAGCTTCAGATGAAGAAGGCATTTCGCTATGTCATCTTCAAAATAGAAGAAAAGCAAAAGCAGGTTGTTGTGGAGAAGACGGGGGCTACAACTGAGAGTTATGATGATTTCCTGGCTTGTCTCCCAGAGAATGACTGCAGATATGCCCTTTATGATTTTGACTTTGTTACTGGGGAGAATGTGCAGAAAAGCAAGATTTTCTTCATTGCCTG GTCCCCTGACACATCCCGCATCCGCGCCAAGATGCTGTACTCCACCTCCAAGGACCGCATCAAGCAGGAGCTCGACGGGTTCCACTACGAGATCCAGGCAACTGACCCGACCGAGGTGGAGCTCGATGTCCTCCGCGACCGGGCGCACTAG